One window from the genome of Metabacillus flavus encodes:
- a CDS encoding heterocycloanthracin/sonorensin family bacteriocin, with translation MYPIQNDLQALQLGDYHAGQVIPWDSRDAQYGDSSRIFGCVGFGILRCFGCFGCVGCVGCAGCGGCGGCGGCGGCGGCARCGGCARCGGCARCGRCFRGE, from the coding sequence ATGTATCCAATTCAAAATGATTTACAGGCATTGCAGCTTGGCGACTATCATGCAGGGCAAGTGATTCCCTGGGATTCTCGTGATGCACAATATGGCGATTCAAGTCGGATTTTCGGTTGCGTAGGTTTTGGCATTTTAAGATGTTTCGGATGTTTCGGCTGTGTGGGCTGTGTGGGCTGTGCGGGCTGCGGCGGCTGCGGCGGATGCGGCGGATGCGGTGGATGCGGCGGATGTGCCCGTTGCGGCGGATGTGCCCGCTGCGGAGGGTGTGCCCGCTGCGGAAGATGCTTCCGGGGGGAATGA
- a CDS encoding bacteriocin maturation protein, which produces MHNLDPSMRLKVNRDTVFIPDPSGEVYFRNNRSSFQMEGSTISQWIEKLMPMFTGDRSLDELTAGLTPAYRDRVYEIAGVLYNNGYLRDVSEERPHQLPEQVLRHFGSQIEFLDGFGGSGAAKFEDFRKTKVLAAGSGPFFVSLVSALLDSGLPKFHMRMTDMAPSDRERIRELVEEARKYDQEAAVEEIPSQSWQEAVQPYQTILYISEDREELTALRQICESEGKILIPAIFLENEGIAGPVLHPEMNGDVESVIKSVHTVSDERLNPPSPTAAAMLANLIAFEWLKEATGLKAAEDRQFYLLNLETLEGSWHSVTPHLKKKASVTPAVHIRERIEREPDQKLGYWLISFSELTSPQTGIFHAWEEGELTQLSLAQCRVQAVHPETGEILPEIVCAGINHEEARRESGLAGIEAYASCLMEADGIGAGETAAEAICRALHKALERELGKREKENAPIYPVQLHAEDEECRYYWQVLNTLQGPPVIGIGKEIAGFPSVWVGTGKGWTNRTGLNLTLAVRSALKQAIQQVQSSNVTHSANSPVLLENAIRLMIPAYELEEKALYSYAEDVLDREGIQLEITELEVDPLIKQGIAGVFGVALRKGESD; this is translated from the coding sequence ATGCATAATTTGGATCCTTCTATGCGGCTGAAAGTGAATCGGGATACGGTGTTCATTCCAGATCCATCAGGCGAAGTGTATTTCCGGAACAATAGGAGCTCATTCCAAATGGAGGGAAGCACCATTTCCCAGTGGATTGAAAAACTGATGCCGATGTTTACGGGTGATCGCAGTCTTGATGAATTGACTGCAGGCTTGACGCCTGCTTACCGCGACCGGGTATATGAAATTGCCGGTGTTCTTTACAACAACGGATACTTGCGTGACGTCAGCGAGGAACGGCCCCATCAATTGCCGGAGCAGGTGCTGAGGCATTTCGGCTCTCAAATTGAATTTCTTGATGGATTCGGCGGATCCGGTGCGGCAAAATTTGAGGATTTCCGTAAGACGAAAGTGTTAGCAGCCGGCTCAGGTCCTTTTTTTGTGTCGCTTGTATCTGCTCTGCTGGATTCGGGTTTACCGAAGTTTCATATGCGAATGACGGACATGGCCCCTTCTGACCGGGAACGGATCAGAGAGCTTGTAGAGGAAGCGCGCAAGTATGACCAGGAGGCGGCAGTTGAGGAAATCCCATCTCAAAGCTGGCAGGAAGCTGTTCAGCCCTATCAAACGATTTTGTATATCTCGGAGGATCGCGAAGAACTGACGGCTCTCCGCCAAATATGCGAAAGTGAAGGGAAAATCCTGATTCCTGCGATTTTTCTTGAGAATGAGGGGATTGCAGGGCCGGTTCTGCATCCGGAGATGAATGGCGATGTGGAGTCAGTGATCAAGAGTGTCCATACTGTTTCGGATGAACGGCTGAATCCTCCATCTCCAACGGCTGCAGCGATGCTTGCGAACTTGATTGCCTTCGAATGGCTGAAGGAAGCGACGGGACTAAAGGCTGCAGAGGACCGGCAATTTTATCTGCTGAATCTGGAAACGCTCGAGGGAAGCTGGCATTCCGTTACCCCTCATCTGAAAAAAAAGGCATCGGTCACGCCGGCAGTCCATATTAGAGAGCGGATAGAAAGGGAGCCGGATCAAAAGCTTGGATATTGGCTCATAAGCTTCAGTGAACTAACCTCGCCTCAAACAGGCATTTTTCATGCATGGGAAGAAGGAGAACTGACACAGCTTTCGCTTGCGCAGTGCAGGGTGCAGGCTGTTCATCCGGAAACAGGTGAAATTCTTCCGGAGATCGTCTGCGCCGGCATTAATCATGAAGAGGCCAGAAGGGAATCGGGACTTGCGGGGATTGAAGCGTATGCCTCCTGCCTGATGGAAGCAGATGGAATCGGAGCGGGAGAAACGGCAGCGGAGGCGATTTGCCGCGCACTTCATAAGGCACTTGAAAGGGAGCTTGGCAAAAGAGAAAAGGAAAACGCTCCGATTTATCCTGTACAGCTGCATGCAGAGGATGAAGAGTGCCGTTATTACTGGCAGGTGTTGAATACGCTGCAGGGACCTCCCGTCATTGGAATTGGAAAAGAAATAGCGGGCTTCCCGTCGGTGTGGGTCGGTACAGGCAAAGGCTGGACGAATCGTACGGGGCTGAATTTGACCCTAGCGGTGAGAAGCGCCCTGAAGCAGGCGATCCAGCAGGTGCAGTCCTCGAACGTAACCCATTCAGCGAATTCTCCGGTGCTACTGGAGAATGCCATACGGCTGATGATTCCAGCCTATGAACTGGAAGAAAAAGCGCTGTACAGCTATGCGGAAGACGTTCTAGACCGGGAAGGGATTCAACTTGAAATCACCGAGCTTGAGGTGGACCCGCTAATCAAACAAGGGATTGCCGGGGTCTTTGGGGTAGCTCTCCGAAAGGGGGAATCCGATTGA
- a CDS encoding TOMM precursor leader peptide-binding protein — protein MKTIAVIGEGALAELAAQKLSKTYDVIHTVHADENPAEAALILQDCWNPAFFREAKERLGGIPRLYGYVSFGEGVIGPLETQGSTGCFHCASVRKLMAGRDRKEMWDLTERAAESALESDVWATRTGMAQMIHILENEVRLLLEDMEVHSNGSIFLLNLRTLEGSWHSFLADPFCAVCGFVPDDCAELARIELKSSLKTDKNSYRCRSMGELSKFLSKDYLDSSTGLFNEKVVDLSTPFADTIVNLPLFGGNEGTAGRTLSYKASEMTAILEGLERYCGYTARGKNTVIRERYRNLAGQAINPLTVGVHAPEKYAETGFPFQPFHPDRKLNWVWGYSFLEERPVLVPELLAYYSMGCGHKGGFVYETSNGCAVGGSLEEAIFHGIMEVAERDSFLITWYARLPLRRIDPRSSGDTELNLMLDRMETLNGYDLHLFQSTMEHGIPSIWAIVKNRKDSGMNLMCAAGAHLDPVRAVKSAVFELAGMMGALGERLDDKRERYKRMLEDGSLVRQMEDHGMLYGLPEAEERLNFLLQDQRPLLTFEEAFEHAPIRADIKDDLEDVILRFKKRNMDVIVVDQTAPELKKNGLHCVKVLIPGMLPMTFGHHLTRLTGLERVLKVPAELGYRNGQLSLDELNPYPHPFP, from the coding sequence TTGAAAACAATCGCTGTGATTGGAGAAGGAGCTCTTGCTGAGCTGGCCGCTCAAAAGCTTTCCAAAACGTATGATGTCATCCATACCGTTCATGCTGATGAAAATCCAGCTGAAGCCGCATTGATTTTGCAGGATTGCTGGAATCCGGCTTTTTTTCGGGAGGCGAAGGAAAGGCTTGGGGGGATTCCAAGGCTGTATGGGTATGTTTCGTTTGGAGAAGGTGTTATTGGCCCGCTTGAAACACAAGGATCGACCGGCTGCTTTCACTGCGCTTCGGTAAGGAAGCTGATGGCAGGACGGGACCGGAAAGAAATGTGGGACCTGACAGAGAGAGCGGCAGAATCGGCATTGGAAAGTGATGTATGGGCAACCCGGACGGGGATGGCGCAAATGATTCACATTCTGGAGAATGAAGTCCGGTTATTGCTGGAAGATATGGAGGTCCATTCGAACGGAAGCATCTTTTTGCTGAATTTGAGGACCCTAGAAGGTTCCTGGCATTCGTTTCTGGCAGATCCATTCTGCGCGGTATGCGGGTTTGTGCCCGATGATTGTGCGGAATTAGCACGAATTGAATTGAAATCAAGTCTAAAAACAGATAAGAACAGCTACAGATGCCGATCAATGGGGGAGCTTTCCAAATTCCTGTCAAAGGATTACCTGGACTCAAGCACCGGACTTTTCAATGAAAAAGTGGTAGATCTTAGTACGCCGTTTGCAGATACGATTGTGAACCTGCCGCTATTCGGAGGGAACGAAGGAACGGCCGGCAGGACACTTTCCTATAAAGCAAGTGAAATGACTGCTATCCTTGAAGGACTGGAACGGTACTGCGGTTACACAGCCCGCGGGAAAAACACGGTCATCCGCGAAAGGTACCGCAACTTGGCGGGGCAGGCAATCAATCCGCTTACAGTGGGGGTTCATGCGCCAGAAAAATATGCAGAGACCGGCTTTCCTTTTCAGCCGTTCCATCCAGACCGGAAGCTCAACTGGGTGTGGGGGTACTCATTTCTGGAGGAACGGCCGGTTCTTGTTCCAGAATTGCTTGCCTATTACAGTATGGGCTGCGGCCATAAAGGCGGATTTGTATATGAAACATCCAACGGCTGTGCGGTCGGAGGCAGTTTGGAGGAGGCCATTTTCCACGGCATTATGGAAGTGGCAGAACGTGATTCCTTCCTGATTACATGGTATGCAAGGCTTCCGCTGAGACGGATTGATCCGCGTTCGTCCGGGGATACCGAGCTCAATTTGATGCTTGACCGGATGGAGACGTTGAACGGATATGATCTTCATTTGTTCCAGTCTACGATGGAGCATGGCATTCCGAGTATTTGGGCTATAGTGAAGAACCGCAAAGACAGCGGCATGAATTTGATGTGTGCAGCAGGCGCCCACCTCGATCCGGTCAGGGCTGTGAAAAGTGCCGTTTTTGAGCTTGCGGGAATGATGGGAGCTCTTGGTGAACGGCTGGATGATAAAAGGGAGAGGTATAAGCGGATGCTGGAGGATGGTTCATTGGTCAGGCAGATGGAGGATCATGGGATGCTGTATGGCTTGCCTGAGGCGGAAGAACGGCTGAATTTTTTGCTTCAGGATCAACGCCCGCTTTTGACGTTTGAGGAGGCATTCGAGCATGCCCCGATCAGAGCGGATATAAAGGATGATCTCGAAGACGTAATTTTGCGGTTCAAAAAACGGAATATGGATGTCATTGTCGTGGATCAGACGGCGCCTGAGCTGAAAAAGAATGGATTGCACTGTGTCAAGGTCCTCATTCCGGGAATGCTGCCGATGACGTTTGGCCACCATTTAACCCGCTTAACAGGCCTTGAACGGGTGCTGAAGGTGCCGGCAGAGCTTGGATACAGAAATGGACAATTGTCACTAGACGAACTTAATCCATACCCGCATCCGTTCCCATAG
- a CDS encoding SagB family peptide dehydrogenase, whose product MNLEKFLYTIHFDMDQASPPDWQPDWEDAPLPYKVYRELPVIQLEADVPLSLAAPEPPCSPGLKRLGHFLWYTYGLAQISHTVYPEEESDELSQSLRRFAPSGGGLYPNELYVYLKLEDIPAGVYHYDVARHGLVLLREGNADVYLSKALGNRCDVSSCFGTVLISARFWKNFFKYNQFSYRLQGLDAGAVTGQLLEMAKRFGYASGVYFQFLDRAVNHLLGLDQQQESVYAVIPLSVEPTRWSATGNGESETAEEVCRMIPGIETSHYVGSKRILEFPVLNAINEASFLESGGSFRKIRLSEKTERGEQEIPLPGTRLSYDLALACKNRFSPEMDFTLGKVTSQQAGNLLREAFAAYSYRNDLDGAGENRPRVSIYACFYKVEGTADGAYRYDEEKQVLKVIRSGDHRFYLQDAMTLNNLNLYQIPMVIHVAGARNHLLPELGYRGYRIQQMEAGMLTQRLLLTAAAIGWGGHPLLGFEGSRVDELYGLDERGETCLIQIPIGPYRERASLKGSLKM is encoded by the coding sequence TTGAATCTCGAGAAATTTCTTTACACGATTCATTTTGATATGGATCAGGCAAGCCCTCCGGATTGGCAGCCGGACTGGGAGGATGCACCGCTTCCTTATAAAGTGTACCGGGAACTTCCGGTCATCCAGCTTGAAGCGGATGTGCCTCTTTCGCTTGCCGCGCCGGAACCCCCTTGTTCGCCGGGCTTGAAACGGCTGGGTCATTTTCTCTGGTATACGTATGGACTGGCGCAGATTTCCCATACTGTTTACCCTGAGGAGGAGTCTGACGAACTTTCGCAATCCTTACGAAGATTTGCCCCTTCCGGCGGTGGGCTGTATCCGAATGAATTGTACGTCTATTTGAAGCTTGAGGATATCCCCGCCGGAGTCTATCATTACGACGTTGCCCGACATGGGCTGGTGCTATTGCGGGAAGGAAATGCCGATGTCTATCTTTCAAAAGCACTCGGAAACCGCTGCGACGTTTCCTCCTGTTTTGGAACGGTGCTGATCTCGGCAAGATTTTGGAAAAATTTCTTTAAATACAATCAGTTTTCCTACCGCCTGCAAGGACTCGATGCAGGGGCAGTGACCGGACAGCTTCTGGAGATGGCAAAGCGCTTCGGTTATGCTTCTGGAGTCTACTTTCAGTTTCTGGATCGGGCGGTGAACCATCTCCTTGGGCTTGATCAGCAGCAGGAGAGTGTATATGCGGTCATTCCACTGTCAGTAGAGCCAACCAGGTGGTCTGCAACCGGAAATGGTGAGAGTGAAACGGCGGAGGAAGTGTGCAGGATGATTCCGGGAATCGAGACTAGCCACTATGTCGGGTCAAAAAGAATTCTGGAGTTCCCTGTGTTAAATGCAATCAACGAAGCTTCTTTTCTGGAGTCCGGCGGTTCGTTCAGGAAAATTCGTTTGAGTGAAAAAACGGAGCGGGGTGAACAGGAAATACCTCTGCCGGGTACCAGATTATCGTATGATCTGGCTTTAGCATGCAAAAATCGATTTTCGCCTGAAATGGATTTTACCCTCGGCAAGGTGACCAGTCAACAGGCAGGAAATCTGCTGCGGGAAGCGTTCGCAGCCTATTCATACCGGAATGATTTAGACGGCGCCGGTGAAAATAGACCGCGAGTTTCCATCTATGCCTGCTTTTATAAAGTGGAAGGAACCGCGGATGGCGCCTATCGCTATGATGAGGAAAAGCAGGTGCTGAAGGTAATCCGTTCAGGGGACCACCGTTTTTATCTTCAAGATGCCATGACGCTGAATAACCTCAACCTGTATCAGATCCCAATGGTCATCCATGTGGCAGGCGCTCGAAATCATCTCTTGCCTGAACTCGGCTACAGAGGCTACCGCATTCAGCAGATGGAGGCGGGTATGCTCACACAGCGGCTCCTTCTCACCGCTGCGGCCATCGGCTGGGGCGGCCATCCGCTGCTGGGCTTTGAAGGCAGCAGGGTGGATGAGCTATACGGACTGGACGAGAGGGGAGAAACGTGCCTCATTCAAATCCCGATTGGACCATACCGTGAGCGGGCTAGTCTGAAGGGGTCACTGAAAATGTGA
- a CDS encoding D-2-hydroxyacid dehydrogenase produces MRKLIIGQNLQDTYVNQIQEVIPDWKIIVGRDSAIWGKDIAGAEIIAGWRKEMTDHLAEAEDLKWIQTWSAGVNNMPLKELEKKTIALTSANGVHAYPISETIFALMLGLTRNIHSYVRNQQAKTWHHANLKLEIHHKTIGILGIGAIGKETAKIAKAFNMKVLGLRHSGKKAEFVDEMYTPDQLNEMLPECDYVVITLPLTKDTHRMIGKEQFSLMKNSAFFINIGRGDIVVEKDMIAALQSGEIAGAGLDVFENEPLENSSPLWNMENVIMTPHTAGSTEYYDERVIGEILLPNLKKYLAGEEPDVNRVDFEKGY; encoded by the coding sequence ATGCGCAAGCTAATTATCGGACAAAATTTACAGGATACATATGTAAACCAAATACAGGAAGTCATACCTGATTGGAAGATTATTGTTGGAAGAGACTCTGCAATCTGGGGAAAAGACATAGCTGGCGCCGAGATCATCGCCGGCTGGAGGAAAGAAATGACCGATCATCTTGCGGAAGCAGAGGATCTCAAATGGATTCAAACTTGGAGCGCCGGCGTCAACAATATGCCGCTTAAGGAACTGGAGAAAAAAACGATCGCATTGACGAGTGCGAATGGCGTCCATGCTTACCCGATTTCTGAAACCATTTTCGCCCTCATGCTCGGTCTTACCCGGAATATCCATTCCTATGTCCGTAATCAGCAAGCCAAAACGTGGCACCATGCGAACCTGAAGCTTGAGATCCATCATAAAACGATTGGAATTTTAGGAATCGGCGCAATCGGGAAAGAAACGGCAAAAATCGCGAAAGCCTTTAATATGAAAGTTCTCGGATTGAGGCATTCCGGCAAGAAAGCGGAGTTTGTGGACGAAATGTACACTCCGGATCAGCTGAATGAAATGCTGCCGGAATGCGATTATGTTGTTATCACCCTCCCGCTGACAAAGGATACACACAGGATGATTGGAAAAGAACAATTTTCGCTAATGAAGAATTCCGCTTTCTTCATCAACATCGGCCGCGGCGATATTGTGGTAGAAAAAGACATGATCGCAGCTCTTCAATCCGGGGAAATCGCAGGTGCGGGTCTCGATGTATTTGAAAACGAGCCGCTTGAAAACAGCAGTCCGCTGTGGAACATGGAAAATGTGATTATGACTCCTCATACAGCAGGCTCCACGGAATATTATGATGAACGAGTAATCGGAGAGATCCTGCTTCCGAATCTGAAAAAGTATTTGGCTGGAGAGGAACCGGATGTGAACCGGGTGGATTTTGAGAAAGGATATTAA
- a CDS encoding glycosyltransferase family 2 protein, producing MIVKNEESSIERCLKSVEGIVSEKIIVDTGSEDRTIELCKEHQAHVFPYEWNDSFADARNFGLTHASGDWILWLDADEELGTFEKEDLTMYLSQAQSSILSLPVIHYYGDALPVQTNQAHLYHQNRLFKNQAGIKFYNRIHEIPLLPNGADEKTDILALPVHHYGYLKEIAEKKQKSSRNLRLLEIEAEEPGHSPWIEYHLASEYYRHGKIELAFALVNQSILKFIQEGKMPPSMLYKLKYTILLDTNNTEGTREGLEKALLLYPDYTDLHFYKGMILYQERDFDEAIRAFDTCLELGENHPHHLILKGAGSFKAWNCKGLCLERLGRIKESQEAFAMAGGVEWQNQEGKT from the coding sequence ATGATCGTGAAGAATGAGGAATCATCCATTGAACGATGCCTGAAAAGTGTGGAAGGGATTGTTAGTGAAAAAATTATCGTAGATACAGGCTCTGAAGACAGAACCATTGAACTGTGCAAAGAGCATCAAGCACATGTATTTCCCTATGAATGGAATGACAGCTTTGCAGATGCGAGGAATTTCGGGTTAACTCATGCTTCAGGAGACTGGATTCTCTGGCTTGATGCAGATGAGGAGCTCGGCACTTTTGAAAAAGAGGATTTGACCATGTACTTATCCCAAGCACAATCATCCATTTTATCATTGCCTGTCATTCATTATTACGGCGATGCACTGCCTGTTCAAACGAATCAGGCACATTTATATCATCAAAACCGGCTTTTTAAAAATCAAGCCGGGATAAAATTCTATAACAGAATTCACGAAATTCCTCTTCTGCCTAATGGAGCAGATGAGAAAACAGATATACTAGCCTTGCCTGTTCATCATTACGGATATTTGAAGGAAATAGCAGAAAAGAAGCAGAAATCCAGCCGGAATCTTAGGCTCCTAGAGATAGAGGCTGAGGAACCGGGACATAGCCCATGGATTGAATATCACCTTGCCAGTGAATATTACCGGCATGGAAAAATTGAACTGGCTTTTGCGCTAGTCAATCAGTCCATCCTGAAATTTATTCAAGAAGGAAAGATGCCCCCCTCGATGCTTTACAAGTTAAAGTACACCATCCTGCTGGACACAAATAACACGGAAGGGACGAGAGAAGGATTAGAAAAAGCTCTTCTTCTCTATCCCGACTACACCGATCTTCATTTTTACAAAGGAATGATTCTCTATCAGGAACGGGATTTCGATGAAGCCATCCGTGCATTTGATACGTGCCTGGAGCTCGGCGAAAATCATCCGCATCATCTGATTCTAAAGGGAGCCGGCAGCTTCAAGGCATGGAACTGCAAAGGACTTTGCCTTGAAAGGCTTGGAAGGATCAAAGAATCCCAGGAGGCATTTGCGATGGCGGGCGGGGTTGAATGGCAAAATCAGGAGGGGAAAACTTGA
- a CDS encoding polysaccharide pyruvyl transferase family protein: MKRILYIGWLGYKNLGDELMFDLFKEQFSSLGEGYKLDAVNNEPVYLDRYPLDSYDLIVLGGGSILSGPQHFIQPSLINTLHKAVRSDKKVMIWGSGIDWVPKPLHAALQEKREWKFTGHEDLYRKTKEVFEKAIWAGVRGPLTEGLLKNLGVSPEKIHVSGDPGFLLKKAEEDFTKPVQKIIGVNWGTTYNMLYGNDENKVEDQLAAALKGFIKKGYKVYLYTVWSVDLPAAERLYEKINEREDVVLDKHLYHQDELISLLEDFSFTINFKLHPNFLSLAAHVPFAALGYRFKVFDFVKSIDLEELVISTDSNDITAELAKAELYISQNRDRIVEKMKFWQAYYRYQMTKPFEQQLYL; the protein is encoded by the coding sequence TTGAAAAGAATTCTTTATATCGGGTGGCTCGGGTACAAGAATCTAGGAGATGAACTCATGTTTGATCTATTCAAAGAACAGTTTTCATCCCTTGGAGAAGGATATAAATTGGATGCTGTCAACAATGAACCTGTCTACTTGGATCGTTATCCGCTTGATTCCTATGATTTAATCGTTCTTGGCGGAGGTTCAATTCTTAGCGGCCCGCAGCATTTTATACAGCCATCATTAATCAATACGCTGCATAAAGCTGTGCGTTCCGATAAGAAAGTGATGATTTGGGGTTCCGGGATCGATTGGGTTCCAAAACCATTGCATGCTGCTCTTCAGGAAAAAAGAGAGTGGAAGTTTACTGGTCATGAAGACTTATACAGGAAAACAAAAGAGGTGTTCGAAAAAGCAATATGGGCCGGGGTCAGAGGGCCTTTGACAGAGGGGCTGCTGAAAAATCTGGGAGTCAGCCCGGAGAAGATTCATGTAAGCGGGGACCCTGGTTTTCTGTTAAAGAAAGCTGAGGAAGATTTTACAAAGCCTGTACAGAAAATAATCGGAGTCAACTGGGGTACGACCTATAATATGCTGTATGGAAATGATGAAAATAAGGTAGAGGATCAGCTGGCTGCTGCCCTGAAAGGCTTTATTAAAAAAGGGTACAAAGTTTATTTATATACCGTTTGGAGTGTGGATCTGCCGGCGGCGGAACGTTTATATGAGAAAATAAATGAGCGGGAGGATGTTGTACTCGATAAGCATTTGTACCATCAGGATGAGCTTATCTCCTTACTTGAAGACTTCAGCTTTACCATCAATTTTAAACTTCACCCTAATTTTCTCTCGCTCGCTGCCCACGTCCCTTTTGCGGCTCTTGGGTACCGTTTCAAAGTGTTTGATTTTGTGAAGTCAATAGACCTTGAAGAACTGGTCATCTCCACAGATTCAAACGACATCACAGCAGAGCTTGCGAAAGCGGAATTGTATATTTCACAAAACAGAGATCGCATTGTTGAGAAAATGAAATTCTGGCAGGCTTATTACCGCTATCAAATGACGAAACCTTTTGAACAGCAACTGTATCTCTAG
- a CDS encoding glycosyltransferase family protein produces the protein MEPINLLFITRDDRGYTVPASVYFIRELSKVTRLSVSCESGPIKEIINNAGIKPDFIYLNDYGENGSPEISGLEDLEIPFAVGLHDLHYNYPNRKKDLTGIRVKYIFTCYRDKFLNWYPEFTERMRWLPHHVNTEIFKDYKLEKDNELLMMGAALEEFYPLRRTIMKRFEERPEFVYHGHPGYRKIGEGEKKVFTGEKYAKEINRAKIFLTCDSIFHYPIMKYYEATACNTLLMAPSSRELMDLGFIPGVNFISIDEGCFEEKADYYLHHDQERERIALNGMRMVHKRHSTKKRAEEFVQFVDEILVQQSEKPCR, from the coding sequence GTGGAACCTATAAATCTGCTGTTTATTACAAGAGATGACCGCGGCTATACCGTCCCGGCTTCTGTCTACTTCATCCGGGAACTAAGCAAAGTGACCCGTTTAAGCGTCTCCTGCGAATCCGGGCCTATTAAAGAGATTATCAATAACGCCGGCATCAAGCCTGATTTTATCTATTTAAATGACTACGGGGAAAATGGATCCCCTGAGATTTCAGGATTAGAGGATTTAGAAATTCCCTTTGCCGTCGGTCTCCATGATCTCCATTACAATTATCCAAACCGAAAAAAAGATTTAACCGGGATCCGGGTAAAGTATATTTTCACCTGCTACAGGGATAAATTTCTGAATTGGTATCCGGAGTTCACCGAGCGCATGAGATGGCTTCCCCACCATGTGAACACGGAGATATTCAAAGATTATAAGCTTGAAAAAGACAATGAATTGCTGATGATGGGCGCGGCTCTGGAGGAATTCTATCCGTTAAGAAGGACCATCATGAAGAGGTTTGAAGAACGTCCTGAATTTGTCTATCACGGGCACCCAGGCTACAGGAAAATCGGCGAGGGTGAGAAAAAGGTGTTTACAGGAGAGAAATATGCAAAGGAAATCAACCGGGCGAAAATCTTTCTGACCTGTGATTCCATCTTTCATTACCCGATCATGAAATACTACGAAGCCACGGCCTGTAACACGCTATTAATGGCCCCGTCCTCCAGAGAACTTATGGATCTTGGATTTATTCCGGGTGTAAACTTTATCTCGATTGATGAAGGCTGCTTTGAAGAAAAGGCAGATTATTATCTGCACCATGACCAGGAGAGAGAGCGGATTGCCTTAAATGGAATGAGAATGGTTCATAAGAGGCATTCAACGAAAAAGCGGGCTGAAGAATTCGTTCAGTTCGTTGATGAAATTCTAGTTCAGCAAAGCGAGAAGCCCTGCAGATGA
- a CDS encoding glycosyltransferase family 2 protein, whose amino-acid sequence MISISLCMIVKNEEEVLHRCLSSVKDICDEIIIIDTGSTDKTKEIARVFTDKVLDFEWIDDFAAARNFAFSQAKMDYIFWMDADDVLLNEDQEKFLRLKKTLESSYDAVSFIYNIAFDEYGSPTFSYRRNRLVKSCRDFKWVGFVHEYLEVSGNILSADIAITHRKSDKINSSERSGRNLAIYEARLERGDPFTPRDLYYYANELKDHRQYLKAIMYYREFLATKKGWVEDEIRACAMMAECYQKLGNKDKEKEALALSLKYDTPRPEISCRFGDLYKADKSFRKAIIWYKLALEGGNSGGQGFNQPAYSTWYPHLQLCVAYWEIGEKDLSIEHHLHAKKYRPDDASVRQNDEFFKNYIK is encoded by the coding sequence ATGATATCAATTTCTCTATGCATGATAGTCAAAAACGAAGAAGAAGTGCTCCATAGATGCCTGAGCAGTGTAAAAGACATCTGTGATGAAATCATCATTATAGACACAGGATCTACGGATAAAACAAAGGAAATCGCCCGTGTGTTCACAGATAAGGTATTGGATTTTGAGTGGATTGATGATTTCGCTGCAGCGAGAAATTTTGCCTTCAGTCAAGCAAAAATGGATTATATTTTTTGGATGGATGCAGATGATGTGCTGCTAAATGAAGATCAGGAGAAGTTCTTGAGATTGAAGAAGACTCTGGAATCCTCCTATGACGCCGTCTCCTTCATCTATAACATTGCATTCGATGAGTACGGCAGCCCGACCTTCAGCTACAGGCGCAACCGGTTGGTGAAGAGCTGCCGGGACTTTAAGTGGGTAGGATTTGTCCACGAGTATTTGGAGGTGTCCGGAAACATTCTTTCTGCTGATATCGCCATCACCCACCGGAAATCCGATAAAATCAACTCATCTGAGCGGAGCGGCCGCAACCTGGCCATTTATGAAGCCCGGCTGGAAAGAGGAGACCCGTTTACTCCAAGGGATTTGTACTATTATGCAAATGAATTAAAAGATCACAGACAGTATTTGAAAGCCATTATGTATTACCGGGAATTTCTAGCGACAAAAAAGGGCTGGGTGGAAGATGAAATCCGGGCTTGCGCCATGATGGCAGAATGTTATCAAAAGCTTGGAAACAAGGACAAAGAAAAAGAAGCGCTTGCCTTGTCTTTAAAGTACGATACCCCCCGTCCGGAGATTTCCTGCCGGTTTGGCGACCTTTATAAAGCAGATAAAAGCTTCAGGAAAGCCATCATCTGGTATAAGCTTGCGCTGGAAGGGGGAAATTCAGGCGGTCAGGGGTTTAACCAGCCTGCGTATTCTACCTGGTATCCTCATCTTCAGCTATGTGTAGCCTATTGGGAAATCGGGGAAAAAGACCTTTCCATTGAACACCATCTCCATGCGAAAAAATACCGGCCCGACGATGCAAGCGTCAGACAGAACGATGAATTTTTCAAGAACTATATCAAGTAA